Proteins encoded by one window of Pseudomonadota bacterium:
- a CDS encoding transporter substrate-binding domain-containing protein has product MLKVGKYFVLAVFCFCLMFAQAQARDLKASVPFPLAPLVESKDKGILIDLMKAMAEEYKDGKITWELFPFKRSMENVEKGKYDFHMPQLVNPKIPAEKLPFMFSSEMIFKVIFALYTNKNNKDINPGNASKYKIESDLGTMDFFDFKVTGSPDIESSLKKVDMGRIDGWLFAMPESDGALKKLGLKNIKRWEFAKYDVRIVLTKSAQGKEVDKILTDLIGKLKANGKYQKIMGPILDQKFDPWQP; this is encoded by the coding sequence ATGTTAAAAGTAGGTAAGTATTTTGTTCTGGCAGTATTTTGTTTTTGTTTAATGTTTGCACAGGCTCAGGCGAGGGATTTGAAGGCAAGTGTGCCCTTCCCTCTGGCACCGCTCGTTGAATCGAAGGACAAAGGGATTCTTATAGATCTTATGAAGGCAATGGCTGAAGAATACAAAGACGGCAAGATTACCTGGGAACTCTTTCCCTTTAAGAGATCGATGGAAAATGTGGAAAAGGGCAAGTATGACTTCCATATGCCCCAATTGGTAAACCCGAAAATCCCCGCAGAGAAACTGCCTTTCATGTTCTCATCGGAAATGATATTCAAGGTTATCTTTGCACTCTATACAAATAAGAACAACAAAGATATAAACCCCGGCAATGCGAGCAAATATAAAATTGAGAGCGACCTCGGCACCATGGATTTCTTTGATTTCAAGGTTACCGGTTCTCCCGATATCGAATCAAGCCTGAAAAAGGTGGATATGGGCAGGATCGACGGATGGCTGTTTGCCATGCCGGAAAGTGATGGAGCCTTAAAGAAACTTGGTTTAAAGAATATTAAGAGATGGGAGTTTGCAAAGTATGATGTACGGATAGTGCTGACCAAGAGCGCGCAGGGCAAAGAAGTGGATAAAATACTTACCGATCTTATTGGTAAGCTGAAGGCTAATGGAAAGTACCAGAAGATTATGGGACCCATACTGGATCAGAAATTTGATCCCTGGCAGCCGTAA
- a CDS encoding methyl-accepting chemotaxis protein produces MKMDSMKWKFIVPVVASILIILGLSGGFKYFRSSQNLKAELDKKVTSLFEIVSLAMIDPIWNIRKEVIQENAEFLLKNEEIGSIQVLDAEGNTLYSMDKKEKIYDKQYLTPALKQDLKKDNQKIGTVVVRATNYFVKQKLFKDIISTLIEIAIMVLMLGMIVFLISLKLSKPIINMAAVLKDIAEGEGDLTKMVPVASNDEIGEMAKYFNSFIEKLNGIVLNIKGYSKSIASGTQDLSKRMEQIGNTENTLLETTSSTSAAVEEMAVNISTIAENTSHLSTNADETEKLAVDGRKAVQGTIDGINKVKLVLEEGAKEVKSLGNRTTEIGNITTVINDIADQTNLLALNAAIESARAGEHGRGFAVVADEVRKLAERTTQSTKEITKMISTIQHETNNVIKRMEEVTLEVIEGVKLADSTGGILERIVTRMGELKQMVNMVANSTSEQSMATNEISDQTLKVSQSVQETGKAVNQSSASTREIGIVCEKLNEIVGMFKLREGNIHV; encoded by the coding sequence ATGAAAATGGATTCGATGAAATGGAAATTCATTGTTCCGGTAGTGGCATCAATACTTATTATTCTCGGGCTATCAGGGGGCTTCAAATACTTTCGCAGCTCACAAAATCTGAAGGCAGAACTCGATAAAAAAGTAACATCTTTGTTCGAGATAGTATCCCTGGCCATGATTGACCCCATCTGGAACATACGTAAAGAGGTTATCCAGGAGAACGCCGAATTTCTTTTAAAAAATGAAGAGATCGGCTCCATCCAGGTTCTTGATGCAGAAGGTAATACGCTATATAGTATGGATAAAAAGGAAAAGATATATGATAAGCAATATCTGACGCCTGCTTTGAAACAGGATCTCAAAAAAGATAATCAGAAGATAGGTACAGTGGTGGTAAGAGCAACTAATTACTTTGTGAAGCAGAAATTATTCAAAGATATCATCAGTACTCTTATCGAAATAGCCATTATGGTATTAATGCTCGGAATGATCGTCTTTTTAATTTCGCTGAAACTGTCGAAACCGATCATTAATATGGCTGCGGTGTTGAAAGACATTGCCGAGGGAGAGGGCGACCTAACAAAGATGGTCCCTGTTGCCAGTAATGACGAGATAGGCGAAATGGCAAAATATTTTAACAGTTTCATCGAGAAACTGAATGGGATTGTACTCAACATCAAGGGCTATTCCAAAAGCATAGCCTCAGGCACTCAAGACCTGAGCAAGAGAATGGAGCAAATAGGCAATACAGAGAACACCCTGCTTGAGACTACAAGCAGTACATCCGCTGCGGTGGAGGAAATGGCAGTTAATATCTCAACCATTGCCGAAAATACAAGTCATCTATCCACGAATGCCGATGAAACAGAGAAACTGGCCGTGGATGGAAGGAAAGCGGTTCAGGGGACAATTGACGGCATAAACAAGGTAAAACTTGTTCTTGAAGAAGGCGCCAAAGAGGTAAAAAGTCTGGGCAACAGAACCACTGAAATCGGCAATATTACCACCGTTATCAATGATATTGCAGATCAGACAAACCTTCTGGCACTGAATGCAGCCATAGAGTCGGCGCGTGCAGGAGAGCACGGAAGAGGTTTTGCCGTTGTTGCTGATGAAGTAAGGAAGCTTGCCGAGAGGACAACGCAATCAACAAAAGAGATCACAAAGATGATAAGCACTATTCAGCACGAGACCAATAACGTCATCAAAAGGATGGAGGAAGTAACTCTGGAAGTTATTGAGGGAGTCAAACTGGCTGACAGTACCGGTGGTATTCTGGAAAGGATCGTAACAAGAATGGGCGAGTTGAAGCAGATGGTCAACATGGTGGCTAATTCAACAAGTGAACAGTCAATGGCAACAAACGAAATATCGGATCAGACCCTCAAGGTGTCACAGAGCGTTCAGGAAACGGGAAAGGCAGTAAACCAGAGTTCTGCCTCCACCAGGGAGATAGGGATTGTATGCGAAAAACTGAATGAGATTGTGGGTATGTTTAAATTGAGAGAAGGAAATATCCATGTATAA
- the fabI gene encoding enoyl-ACP reductase FabI, whose translation MEKEGSNMNKLLEGKKGVILGIANDRSIAYGCAEVFHALGAELAITYLNDKCERFVKPLSEQLECPIFMPCDVEAPGQLETVFEKISQYWGKLDFVLHSIAYAPKEDLYARVTDCSEKGFLQAMATSCHSFIHTVKLAELLMENGGSILTVTYYGSEKVVAHYNIMGPVKAALESSVRYMAAELGPKMIRVNCLSPGPILTRAASGIDHFDDLMERAVSLAPEHHLVSIEDVGAFAAFLVSDGAKTITGGIHYVDGGYHIVA comes from the coding sequence ATGGAAAAAGAAGGAAGTAATATGAACAAGCTCCTTGAGGGTAAGAAAGGTGTGATACTTGGAATTGCAAATGATCGAAGTATAGCCTATGGGTGCGCAGAAGTATTTCATGCCCTTGGAGCTGAACTGGCCATCACATATCTGAACGATAAATGTGAACGTTTTGTCAAACCACTTTCAGAGCAGTTGGAATGTCCGATCTTTATGCCTTGCGATGTTGAAGCCCCCGGCCAATTGGAGACAGTCTTTGAAAAGATATCGCAGTACTGGGGAAAGCTCGATTTTGTGTTACATTCCATTGCATATGCCCCCAAAGAAGACTTGTATGCACGGGTAACAGATTGCTCGGAAAAGGGGTTTTTGCAGGCTATGGCAACTTCATGCCACTCATTCATACATACGGTAAAGCTTGCCGAGTTGCTGATGGAAAACGGCGGCTCAATTCTTACCGTCACTTACTATGGGTCCGAGAAAGTAGTGGCGCATTATAATATCATGGGCCCCGTAAAGGCTGCCCTTGAGAGTAGCGTTCGTTATATGGCTGCCGAGCTTGGCCCGAAAATGATCCGTGTCAACTGTCTTTCACCCGGGCCCATATTAACAAGAGCAGCGTCTGGTATAGACCATTTTGACGATCTTATGGAACGTGCCGTATCGCTTGCCCCCGAACATCATCTCGTGTCAATAGAAGATGTGGGCGCCTTTGCCGCCTTTCTTGTGAGTGACGGGGCAAAAACTATCACAGGCGGAATTCATTATGTTGACGGCGGGTATCATATAGTTGCTTAG
- a CDS encoding CoA-binding protein, which produces MNLKRLFKPETMAVVGVSLSNESNPANVVYNKNRLRYPVQVFAVNGKGGTIRGETLYRKVQDIPAKIDLVIVATKAEIVPSVISDCIEADAGGAVIISGGFAETGYMDLQNQLVSIAKESNFPIIGPNCLGIFSPSHMDTFFIPGERLLIPDRGRVAMVSQSGGILVDHMIKCAAEGVGMSLAVSIGNKAVIKELDLLRYFKDDPDTDVITFYLEGFDENEGRKFVVAASECGKPVIVLKSGKTPGGTSAVKSHTASIAGDYEVFSSIMAQYGVVEAKDEFEMVAFAEALSCYQRSIEGKVAIITGSGGHGALATDACFLHGLSVPVLSQSAQAELRSIVSPTIRDISSFVNPIDLTGSAIDDDFMAVVRSVSRNDDIECIIVLLLPYLPRITMDLSAQLSLLYQQEGKPIVAYVPHVDKYKMLVEGFMLNKIPVADSIEDAIHMAEAMRRYKSC; this is translated from the coding sequence GTGAATCTCAAACGGTTATTCAAGCCCGAGACAATGGCAGTGGTGGGTGTCTCGCTCAGCAATGAATCAAATCCGGCTAATGTTGTATACAATAAAAACCGTCTCCGTTACCCTGTACAGGTTTTTGCGGTCAATGGAAAAGGCGGTACAATTCGGGGCGAGACCCTATACAGGAAGGTGCAGGATATTCCGGCAAAAATTGATTTGGTAATTGTCGCCACAAAAGCGGAGATCGTCCCTTCAGTGATTTCTGACTGTATTGAGGCAGATGCGGGGGGCGCAGTAATTATCTCAGGCGGTTTTGCTGAAACAGGGTACATGGATTTGCAGAATCAGTTAGTCTCAATAGCAAAAGAATCGAATTTTCCCATAATAGGGCCTAATTGTCTTGGAATCTTTTCCCCTTCACATATGGACACTTTCTTTATACCTGGTGAGAGGTTGTTGATACCGGATCGTGGAAGGGTTGCAATGGTAAGCCAGAGCGGAGGCATTCTTGTGGATCATATGATCAAATGCGCTGCTGAAGGGGTTGGCATGTCACTGGCAGTGAGCATAGGCAATAAAGCGGTAATTAAGGAATTGGACTTGCTCCGGTATTTCAAGGATGATCCCGATACAGATGTGATCACCTTTTATCTGGAAGGATTTGATGAAAACGAAGGCCGGAAATTTGTTGTCGCCGCATCAGAGTGCGGAAAGCCCGTGATCGTTCTCAAATCAGGTAAAACACCCGGAGGAACGTCGGCTGTGAAAAGTCATACAGCATCCATCGCCGGTGATTATGAAGTTTTTTCCTCCATTATGGCACAATACGGAGTAGTAGAAGCAAAAGATGAATTTGAGATGGTTGCCTTTGCCGAGGCATTAAGCTGTTATCAAAGATCAATTGAGGGAAAAGTCGCGATTATAACAGGCAGCGGTGGCCACGGCGCCCTGGCAACTGATGCATGCTTTTTGCACGGGCTTTCAGTGCCTGTTTTGAGCCAATCTGCCCAGGCTGAGCTTCGCAGTATTGTATCGCCCACTATTCGGGATATTTCTTCCTTTGTAAATCCTATAGATCTTACAGGCAGCGCAATAGACGACGATTTCATGGCAGTAGTGCGATCAGTGAGCAGAAATGACGACATAGAATGCATTATTGTGCTTCTTCTCCCTTACCTGCCGCGCATAACGATGGATTTAAGCGCTCAATTAAGTCTTCTCTACCAGCAGGAAGGGAAACCTATTGTTGCTTATGTGCCCCATGTGGATAAATATAAGATGCTTGTTGAAGGCTTCATGTTAAATAAGATTCCTGTTGCTGATTCCATAGAAGATGCAATTCACATGGCTGAAGCTATGAGGAGGTACAAATCATGCTGA
- a CDS encoding HDOD domain-containing protein, giving the protein MDIEEIIKSMEASIMDKDKEILADIENKTINGLRFGFAPEVMGILDDMDAPSRKIESIKDMLHQNVALKLYGIGNSVYYSKIRKGNMSSFLEIVLRLGTEQTKTYILMFTLLEFARSAHIKKMIAKNIATSIMAKIIAREFGFAYDNINKAELGGLVLEIGKMIVIIYQEKEKEKNLDNDFSEKFNVYLGLKIIKHFGLPDYLINILLEDVISFDEKSFSVSTIVNIANLLVSHSFNTRGKLFLKIPLSDRDGIQANQYSEMVVELFRALGLDEYIETIEAPAERQKIFQPER; this is encoded by the coding sequence ATGGATATTGAAGAGATAATAAAATCAATGGAAGCATCAATAATGGACAAGGACAAGGAAATCCTTGCAGATATTGAAAACAAAACTATTAATGGCCTGCGGTTCGGTTTTGCCCCTGAAGTTATGGGAATACTCGATGATATGGACGCGCCATCAAGGAAAATTGAATCCATAAAGGACATGCTGCACCAGAATGTTGCATTGAAGCTTTACGGCATCGGAAACTCAGTCTATTACAGTAAAATCCGAAAAGGGAACATGTCTTCCTTTCTCGAAATTGTATTGCGCCTCGGAACGGAGCAGACAAAAACATATATTCTCATGTTCACACTTCTTGAATTTGCCAGGAGTGCCCATATAAAAAAAATGATTGCAAAGAATATTGCCACATCAATTATGGCAAAAATTATAGCCAGGGAATTCGGTTTCGCATACGACAACATAAACAAGGCTGAACTTGGAGGGCTGGTCCTGGAAATCGGCAAAATGATAGTCATCATATACCAGGAGAAAGAAAAAGAGAAGAATCTGGACAATGACTTTTCAGAGAAGTTCAATGTCTATCTCGGCCTGAAAATAATAAAGCACTTTGGCCTGCCTGATTATCTTATCAATATACTTCTTGAAGACGTCATCTCATTTGATGAAAAATCTTTCTCTGTCTCTACAATAGTCAACATAGCAAATTTGCTGGTATCACACAGTTTCAACACAAGAGGAAAATTATTTCTTAAAATACCGCTATCGGATCGAGACGGTATTCAAGCAAACCAATACAGTGAGATGGTTGTGGAATTGTTCAGGGCTCTCGGCCTCGATGAGTACATCGAGACAATCGAAGCTCCTGCTGAAAGGCAAAAGATTTTTCAACCGGAGCGCTAA
- a CDS encoding acetate--CoA ligase family protein, which produces MLRDNIRKIFSEAKERGWVMEPQAKDLLRLAGMDVSRFLFTADAAEAIRFADEIKYPVVAKVVSPDIIHKSDASGVVLGIPDDKKLGDVFTKMSRIKGFQGIIVEEELKGIEMIVGMKMDKQFGPVILLGMGGTAVEIYKDVTIRMAPLREHDTESMMMCLTARPLLEGYRGSDGVNVNELKKMLLAFSSLVMEFEKEVDSVDLNPVICNASRCVVADARIMLTKS; this is translated from the coding sequence ATGCTGAGAGATAATATCCGGAAAATCTTCTCTGAGGCAAAAGAACGAGGCTGGGTTATGGAGCCCCAGGCAAAGGACCTGCTCCGTCTTGCAGGCATGGATGTATCGAGATTCCTTTTTACAGCGGATGCTGCGGAGGCAATCCGGTTTGCCGATGAGATCAAATATCCTGTTGTGGCAAAAGTGGTTTCACCTGATATTATCCATAAATCTGATGCATCAGGTGTTGTTTTAGGCATACCGGACGATAAAAAGCTTGGAGATGTTTTTACAAAAATGAGTAGAATAAAAGGATTTCAAGGCATTATTGTCGAGGAAGAGCTTAAAGGCATCGAGATGATTGTGGGAATGAAAATGGATAAACAGTTTGGACCTGTTATTCTCCTTGGTATGGGAGGAACGGCTGTCGAAATATATAAGGATGTAACAATCAGAATGGCGCCGCTCCGTGAACATGATACAGAATCTATGATGATGTGCCTTACAGCAAGACCACTTTTAGAAGGATACCGGGGGTCTGATGGAGTGAATGTTAACGAACTCAAAAAGATGCTCCTGGCGTTTTCGAGTCTGGTCATGGAATTTGAGAAAGAGGTGGATTCAGTAGACCTGAACCCTGTTATATGCAATGCTTCCCGATGTGTTGTCGCAGATGCGCGAATCATGCTCACAAAGTCATAA
- a CDS encoding D-glycerate dehydrogenase produces MKPKAYITRRIPEPGIELIAEFCDIVFHPGEEPPDEKEIIRNIRDKDAILCLLSDSINKNIIDAAPALKVISTMSAGFEHIDVSEATNKGIYIGYTPGVLTDATADLAFTLLLSVSRRIVEADRFVRALNWKIAWSPELLLGQSVCGSTIGIVGLGRIGRGMAKRAQGFSMKVIYNNTTRLSPEEEKELGIGYRSLDDLLRESDFVSLHIPLTKETYHIIDEKRLRLMKPDAILINTSRGSTIDEAALIRALKEKRIAGAGLDVFEKEPVGADNPLLKMDNVILLPHIGSANTKTRGNMSEIAANNLLAVLRGQPPLFWLNPDVEKIKLLTDMKMI; encoded by the coding sequence ATGAAACCTAAAGCGTATATTACAAGGAGAATTCCTGAACCAGGCATCGAACTTATAGCTGAATTTTGCGATATTGTTTTTCATCCGGGTGAAGAACCTCCGGATGAAAAAGAAATTATCAGAAATATCAGGGACAAGGATGCCATTCTCTGTCTGCTTTCAGACAGTATCAATAAAAACATTATAGATGCGGCCCCGGCGCTTAAGGTAATCAGCACTATGAGTGCAGGCTTTGAGCATATAGACGTAAGTGAGGCTACAAATAAAGGCATATATATCGGTTATACCCCCGGCGTTCTTACAGATGCAACTGCCGATCTTGCCTTTACCCTCCTGTTAAGCGTATCCAGAAGGATAGTAGAGGCAGACAGATTTGTCCGGGCATTGAACTGGAAAATTGCCTGGTCGCCTGAATTACTCCTTGGACAAAGTGTATGTGGAAGCACTATCGGGATCGTAGGTCTTGGAAGAATAGGCCGAGGGATGGCAAAGAGGGCTCAGGGTTTCAGTATGAAGGTTATTTACAATAATACGACCAGGCTTTCTCCTGAAGAGGAAAAGGAACTGGGTATTGGATACAGGTCTCTTGATGACCTTCTCCGGGAATCGGACTTCGTAAGCCTGCACATTCCTCTCACGAAAGAGACGTATCATATAATAGATGAAAAGCGACTCAGGTTAATGAAACCGGACGCTATTCTGATTAATACCTCCAGAGGATCTACAATAGATGAGGCAGCTCTTATAAGGGCTTTAAAAGAAAAACGGATTGCCGGAGCAGGCCTTGATGTGTTCGAAAAGGAACCTGTAGGCGCGGATAACCCACTTCTTAAAATGGACAACGTTATACTTCTGCCTCATATAGGGAGTGCAAATACGAAAACACGGGGAAACATGTCGGAAATTGCCGCCAACAATCTGCTGGCAGTATTAAGGGGACAACCACCGCTTTTTTGGCTTAACCCCGATGTAGAAAAGATAAAACTTTTGACGGATATGAAAATGATCTAA